Proteins from a single region of Aureibacter tunicatorum:
- a CDS encoding Crp/Fnr family transcriptional regulator — protein MKSIKFEENETILSPPDVCDFIAFITSGSLRSYHLDDQLNEMNLLLRSENEFITDYESFISKQSAGLRIQAIEEGEAILLDKNDLDKLYDESFYWNKFGRILSEQIFINSKRRNEQMLFRTPKQRYLDLIKHEPEFFQRYSLKHISSYLGITPQSLSRIRKQIAESEQNQYS, from the coding sequence TTGAAATCAATCAAATTCGAAGAAAATGAAACCATATTATCCCCTCCTGATGTTTGCGACTTTATCGCATTTATCACATCAGGCTCATTGCGATCCTATCATCTAGATGATCAACTAAATGAAATGAACCTATTGCTTCGTTCGGAAAATGAATTCATCACCGACTATGAAAGCTTTATCAGCAAACAATCCGCCGGCTTGCGAATTCAGGCCATAGAAGAAGGAGAAGCTATATTGCTTGACAAAAACGACTTGGACAAGCTATATGACGAATCGTTTTACTGGAATAAATTTGGAAGAATCCTTAGCGAGCAAATATTCATCAACAGCAAAAGACGAAATGAGCAAATGCTCTTCCGAACTCCCAAACAACGCTATTTGGATCTTATCAAACACGAGCCCGAATTCTTCCAAAGATATTCTCTGAAACACATTTCAAGCTATCTGGGCATCACGCCTCAGTCGCTGAGCCGTATCAGAAAACAGATTGCCGAAAGTGAACAAAATCAATACTCCTGA
- a CDS encoding tyrosine-type recombinase/integrase, giving the protein MCKSTSTQKFVRKYVKEAGIDKTITPHSLRHSFATHLLENGVNLRCIQHILGNHSSKTTEIYTHITDLGLVKPEILLTCLKYDFLNLFFH; this is encoded by the coding sequence ATGTGCAAAAGCACAAGTACTCAAAAGTTTGTTAGAAAATATGTAAAAGAAGCAGGTATAGATAAGACAATCACACCTCATAGTCTAAGACATAGCTTTGCAACTCACCTTTTGGAAAATGGTGTGAATTTGCGATGCATTCAACACATCTTGGGAAATCATAGCTCCAAAACAACTGAAATCTATACACATATTACCGATTTAGGTTTAGTAAAGCCAGAAATCCTCTTGACATGCTTGAAATATGACTTTTTAAACTTATTTTTTCATTGA
- a CDS encoding GNAT family N-acetyltransferase, producing MNLFETERLVVRSLSAEDADDYFDMNGNPNVMRLIPREAMSREDSDKHLQNFLDTDYARTDTKVYAIEAKGEKEFVGLAGMLKNNKGEDEIAYRLREKYWRRGLGTEIAEGLIEYVFFHMKTEVLTADVYVENRGSVKILEKFMTMREEFFNPSDNCTDRRYELQRSDWETVKLSSNRS from the coding sequence ATGAATTTATTTGAAACCGAAAGGCTTGTTGTAAGAAGCTTAAGCGCTGAAGACGCTGATGATTATTTTGATATGAATGGAAATCCCAATGTGATGCGCTTGATTCCCAGAGAGGCAATGAGCAGAGAGGACAGCGATAAGCATCTTCAGAACTTTTTGGATACGGATTATGCGCGTACGGATACCAAAGTTTATGCGATTGAAGCCAAGGGAGAAAAGGAGTTTGTAGGACTGGCGGGTATGCTGAAGAATAATAAGGGCGAGGATGAAATCGCTTATCGATTGAGAGAGAAGTATTGGAGAAGGGGCTTGGGAACTGAGATTGCCGAGGGCTTGATCGAATACGTGTTTTTCCACATGAAGACTGAAGTATTGACTGCCGATGTCTATGTGGAAAATAGGGGCTCTGTGAAGATATTGGAGAAGTTCATGACTATGCGCGAGGAGTTTTTTAATCCATCGGACAATTGCACAGACAGAAGATATGAATTGCAAAGAAGCGATTGGGAAACAGTGAAGCTCTCTAGCAATAGATCATAA
- a CDS encoding 1,4-dihydroxy-2-naphthoyl-CoA synthase encodes MANLDWKTEKEYEEITFKTLNGVARIAINRPECRNAFTPKTVDELWEALIICHESQKIGVVLITGEGPSPKDGGWAFCSGGDQRVRSNTGYKGENGVNRFNILDVQRQIRFMNKVVIAVVPGWAVGGGHSLHVVCDMTIASKEHAIFKQTDADVASFDGGFGSAYLARQVGQKRAREIFFLGANYSAQEAFEMGMVNKVVPHDELEQVAYDWAQEIMTKSPTAIKMLKFGFNLIDDGLVGQQVYAGEATRLAYGTDEAVEGRNAFLEKRERDFSKFPKFP; translated from the coding sequence ATGGCAAACCTAGATTGGAAAACAGAAAAGGAATACGAAGAAATAACCTTCAAGACGCTTAACGGTGTGGCTAGAATAGCGATCAACAGACCTGAATGTCGCAATGCTTTCACGCCAAAGACTGTGGATGAATTGTGGGAAGCTTTGATTATTTGCCATGAGAGCCAGAAGATTGGCGTAGTCTTGATCACAGGGGAAGGTCCTTCTCCAAAAGATGGCGGTTGGGCTTTTTGCTCAGGCGGCGATCAACGTGTGAGATCGAATACGGGCTATAAAGGAGAGAATGGGGTTAATAGATTCAATATATTGGATGTGCAGCGTCAGATCCGTTTCATGAACAAGGTCGTGATCGCTGTGGTGCCGGGTTGGGCCGTTGGCGGCGGGCATAGCTTGCATGTGGTATGCGACATGACGATCGCCAGCAAGGAGCATGCTATTTTTAAGCAGACAGACGCTGATGTGGCTAGTTTTGACGGAGGGTTCGGATCTGCGTATTTGGCAAGACAAGTAGGGCAGAAGAGAGCCAGAGAGATATTTTTCCTAGGAGCGAATTATTCGGCTCAGGAAGCATTTGAGATGGGTATGGTCAATAAAGTAGTGCCTCATGACGAGTTGGAGCAAGTGGCTTATGACTGGGCGCAGGAGATTATGACAAAGAGCCCTACGGCGATCAAGATGTTGAAGTTTGGCTTCAATTTGATTGACGATGGCTTGGTTGGTCAGCAGGTTTATGCTGGAGAAGCTACGAGATTGGCTTATGGCACTGACGAGGCTGTGGAAGGAAGAAATGCCTTCTTGGAAAAACGAGAGAGAGACTTTTCCAAGTTCCCTAAGTTCCCTTGA
- a CDS encoding glycoside hydrolase family 2 TIM barrel-domain containing protein, with amino-acid sequence MIRAQESTPENDLENPHMFSQNRLPARAHFYSFPDQEGALKQSLENHPYYLNLNGEWAFNFVNSPADRPKDFYQESYDVSNWDKIPVPSNWQMQGYDTAIYVNQSYEFWGIAQEKPQPPIIPNEYNPVGSYKRTFTVPENWGDRHVYIHLGAVKSAFYIWVNGKKVGYSEGSKTPAEFDLTDYINPGNNTIALEVYRWSSGSYLEAQDFWRLSGITRDVYLEARNKAHIYDFASLTTLTDQYKNGELNLDFSLVNYGKSGKYSVEYQLIDPDKIQLAGKEIQKISLKKGEKAQVSFSKKVKNVKAWSAETPHLYTLIATLKKKDEVIDVISNSIGFRSVEIKGGQLLVNGKAILIKGVNLHEHHETMGQVVDDETRMKDILLMKQNNINTVRTSHYPHDSRWYQLCDQYGLYVINEANIESHGMKYNLEKGGTLGNAPEWELMHIDRTERMYERDKNHASVIIWSLGNEAGNGYNFYRTYQWLKNKTERPVQYERAGLEWNTDIFSPMYMGINNMIKYHENPKYKDRPLIQCEYAHAMGNSLGNFQDYWDAFEKYPRLQGGCIWDWVDQGLVKTNDKGEKIWAYGGDFGTNKPSDHNFCMNGIVNADRSIHPQIHEVKKVYQYIQFKEVDLESKMMQIKNMHDFISLDRYQINWEVKAEGKIVDQGVLDLPSIAAQTAYDVKVPYQINIKEGTEYFLNFTASLKENDGLLTKGFQVAFEQMKLPVYQPYTASNTESEIESIKLKESKQEAELSNDLFSIHFDKNSGYLNSYQINGEEMITLAPRPNFWRAPIDNDYGFKGPKRDKQWKEASQNQTFKYWKISKLSDHTYEVKTIHELAEVNTTFETTYTIHGNGQIDVKGRFNATEDKSFIPRVGLKLQVNPEYTQLKYFGRGPWENYQDRFTSAFVDVYESTVDEQYFAYSRPQENGYKTEVRWFSLSKNDSKGILFVADELLGFSALNRSIESQDDGDDKFLVQNHGSEVHDQGIVEIMIDDKQQGVGGDTSWGAKPHDQYRLPSDQDYTFKFTIMPLSGENEFEMKKNLYSN; translated from the coding sequence ATGATACGGGCTCAGGAAAGCACACCAGAAAATGATCTTGAAAACCCTCACATGTTTTCACAAAATAGGCTCCCAGCCAGAGCTCATTTTTATTCTTTTCCTGATCAAGAAGGAGCGCTAAAGCAATCTTTAGAGAATCATCCTTATTATCTGAATTTAAATGGCGAATGGGCTTTCAATTTTGTGAACTCGCCAGCTGATCGTCCAAAAGATTTTTATCAGGAAAGCTATGATGTATCTAACTGGGACAAAATACCTGTTCCTTCCAATTGGCAAATGCAGGGATATGATACAGCGATTTATGTCAATCAAAGTTATGAATTTTGGGGAATCGCTCAAGAAAAACCTCAACCGCCAATTATTCCTAATGAATACAATCCTGTGGGCTCTTACAAAAGAACTTTCACTGTGCCTGAAAACTGGGGAGACCGACACGTTTATATCCATTTAGGTGCAGTGAAATCCGCCTTTTATATTTGGGTGAATGGGAAGAAAGTAGGTTACAGTGAAGGATCTAAAACACCTGCTGAATTTGATCTTACAGATTATATTAACCCAGGAAACAACACGATAGCACTTGAAGTGTATCGATGGTCCTCAGGTAGTTACTTGGAAGCTCAAGATTTTTGGAGATTATCAGGAATTACACGTGATGTCTATTTAGAGGCTAGAAACAAAGCGCATATCTACGATTTCGCTTCCTTAACGACTTTAACGGACCAATATAAAAATGGAGAATTGAACCTTGACTTTTCTTTAGTTAATTATGGGAAAAGTGGAAAATACAGCGTTGAGTATCAATTGATTGATCCTGATAAAATTCAATTAGCGGGGAAAGAAATTCAGAAAATTTCTCTTAAAAAAGGAGAAAAAGCTCAAGTTTCATTCTCTAAAAAAGTAAAAAATGTAAAAGCTTGGTCAGCTGAAACGCCTCATTTATATACTTTGATTGCTACGCTTAAAAAGAAAGATGAAGTGATTGACGTCATCAGTAATTCGATCGGTTTTAGATCTGTAGAAATTAAAGGAGGACAATTATTAGTCAATGGAAAAGCTATTCTGATAAAAGGAGTGAATCTTCATGAACATCATGAAACGATGGGGCAAGTTGTTGATGATGAAACCAGAATGAAGGACATTCTGCTGATGAAGCAAAATAATATTAATACGGTAAGAACCAGTCATTATCCGCATGACAGCCGTTGGTATCAGCTATGCGATCAGTATGGATTGTATGTCATCAATGAGGCGAATATCGAATCTCATGGAATGAAGTATAATCTTGAAAAAGGAGGAACTTTAGGAAATGCGCCTGAATGGGAACTAATGCACATAGACCGTACGGAAAGAATGTATGAAAGGGATAAAAATCATGCATCGGTCATTATTTGGTCTTTAGGAAACGAAGCAGGAAATGGCTACAATTTTTATAGAACTTATCAGTGGTTAAAGAACAAAACGGAAAGACCTGTTCAGTACGAGAGAGCTGGCCTTGAATGGAATACAGACATATTCTCACCTATGTATATGGGAATCAATAATATGATCAAATACCATGAAAACCCTAAATATAAAGACCGGCCGTTAATTCAATGTGAGTACGCTCATGCTATGGGGAATAGCTTAGGGAATTTCCAGGATTACTGGGATGCTTTTGAGAAATATCCTCGTTTACAAGGTGGATGTATCTGGGATTGGGTGGACCAAGGACTTGTGAAAACCAATGATAAAGGCGAGAAGATTTGGGCTTACGGTGGTGACTTCGGGACGAACAAACCAAGTGACCATAATTTCTGTATGAATGGTATTGTGAATGCTGACCGTTCCATTCATCCTCAGATTCATGAAGTGAAAAAAGTTTACCAATACATTCAGTTTAAAGAAGTTGATTTGGAAAGCAAAATGATGCAGATTAAAAATATGCACGATTTCATCAGTTTAGATCGATACCAAATCAATTGGGAAGTAAAAGCGGAAGGAAAAATAGTTGATCAGGGCGTGCTTGATTTACCATCCATCGCTGCTCAAACTGCTTATGACGTAAAAGTCCCTTATCAAATCAATATCAAGGAAGGTACTGAGTATTTCCTTAATTTCACTGCTTCACTGAAAGAAAATGACGGTCTGCTTACAAAAGGTTTCCAGGTGGCTTTTGAACAAATGAAGTTGCCAGTTTATCAACCCTATACGGCATCAAATACTGAATCAGAAATTGAGTCGATCAAACTAAAAGAGTCAAAACAAGAAGCGGAATTATCTAATGATCTATTCTCTATTCATTTTGATAAAAACTCAGGATACTTGAATAGCTACCAAATCAACGGAGAGGAAATGATCACATTGGCTCCTAGGCCGAACTTCTGGAGAGCGCCTATTGATAATGACTACGGATTTAAGGGGCCGAAGAGAGACAAGCAATGGAAAGAAGCGAGTCAGAATCAGACGTTTAAATACTGGAAAATCTCTAAGCTTTCTGACCATACTTATGAAGTAAAGACCATTCACGAATTAGCAGAAGTAAATACAACTTTCGAAACCACTTACACCATCCACGGCAATGGACAGATTGATGTAAAAGGTCGCTTTAATGCCACTGAGGATAAATCTTTCATCCCAAGAGTTGGACTTAAACTTCAGGTTAATCCAGAGTACACGCAACTAAAGTATTTTGGAAGAGGCCCTTGGGAAAACTATCAGGACCGATTCACTTCTGCCTTTGTTGATGTATATGAGTCAACAGTGGATGAACAATATTTTGCTTATAGCCGTCCACAAGAGAATGGTTATAAAACGGAAGTTCGTTGGTTCTCTCTGTCTAAAAATGATTCGAAGGGTATTCTGTTTGTTGCCGATGAATTGCTTGGCTTCAGTGCGCTTAATCGCTCTATTGAAAGTCAGGACGATGGAGATGATAAATTTCTTGTTCAAAATCACGGTTCGGAAGTTCATGATCAGGGAATCGTGGAAATCATGATTGATGACAAACAACAAGGAGTTGGCGGTGATACCAGCTGGGGAGCGAAACCTCATGATCAATACAGACTTCCGTCTGATCAGGATTATACTTTTAAATTCACAATTATGCCTCTTTCTGGAGAGAATGAATTTGAAATGAAAAAGAATCTTTATTCAAATTAA
- a CDS encoding NADase-type glycan-binding domain-containing protein: MSCISRKQTTVVCNGFYQREGIENVFGKTEPMLNGMCSWFCSLNIRYDLDSTYKSLDDSRLNTTYYYNDKVQLNYKFTTVSYPYDSLATKSPTESLRGLYIVNGIRNSKNEYDSISRAKNLLVHINSEKVEAYRIQDTPKLQYIRFDSTYSFSSDNPLSIELIFSGRYNGEKSSRVAISELQFDGIGHSFADEHCLGISRRFKE, translated from the coding sequence ATGAGCTGTATAAGCCGAAAGCAAACTACAGTGGTGTGCAATGGGTTTTATCAAAGAGAAGGAATTGAAAATGTATTTGGTAAAACTGAACCAATGCTTAATGGAATGTGTAGTTGGTTTTGCTCATTAAATATTCGATATGACTTAGACTCAACGTATAAATCCCTTGATGATTCTAGGTTAAATACAACTTACTACTATAATGACAAGGTTCAATTGAATTATAAATTTACAACTGTCAGTTATCCTTATGATTCTCTAGCTACAAAATCCCCAACCGAGTCTTTACGAGGCTTATATATCGTTAATGGAATTCGAAATTCGAAAAATGAGTATGACTCTATATCTAGAGCCAAAAATTTATTGGTGCACATTAATTCGGAAAAAGTAGAGGCTTATAGAATTCAAGACACTCCAAAGCTTCAATACATTCGTTTTGATTCAACATATAGTTTTTCAAGTGATAATCCTTTGAGTATTGAATTGATATTTTCTGGTAGATATAATGGCGAAAAGAGTAGTCGTGTGGCAATATCAGAGTTACAATTCGATGGTATAGGCCACTCTTTTGCTGATGAACATTGTTTAGGGATTTCGCGGAGGTTTAAGGAATAA
- a CDS encoding S66 peptidase family protein, whose amino-acid sequence MSKKIKIISPSTSFEIAPNFNFDKSIEFFKQQGFEIELSNDWMSNQNDIDLKLEAIHEAFSDQSTDIILCSFGGFLSVNLIDRLDYDLIKQNAKPFFGFSDITVLLNAIHSKTGITTYYGPLFLSFLSQFQRKFTLEYFNKALNDSETYLLRASETIMDYDDRNESTIRPNSYWVIQEGKAEGEVVGGHIPTLSLLQGTEYFPDLSEKILLLEMNELEEGNSLTILNRLIKSLQLQKGFENLKGILIGAFHTKCNITEEKLKLALNGLFKDFQFPIVANCNFGHILPIWSIPIGGKIEIETENEIKIKVANS is encoded by the coding sequence GTGAGTAAAAAAATAAAAATAATATCCCCATCAACTTCATTTGAAATTGCTCCAAATTTCAATTTTGATAAATCCATTGAATTTTTCAAACAGCAAGGATTCGAAATTGAGTTAAGCAATGACTGGATGTCAAATCAAAATGATATTGATTTGAAATTAGAGGCGATTCATGAAGCTTTTTCAGACCAATCGACTGATATTATTCTTTGTTCTTTTGGTGGTTTTCTTTCAGTCAACCTAATTGACCGATTGGATTACGATTTGATAAAACAAAATGCGAAACCATTCTTTGGTTTTTCTGACATTACCGTTTTATTAAACGCCATACATAGTAAAACAGGAATCACAACTTATTATGGGCCATTGTTCTTAAGTTTTCTAAGTCAATTTCAGAGGAAATTCACATTGGAGTACTTCAATAAGGCATTAAACGATTCAGAAACATATTTACTAAGAGCTTCCGAAACTATAATGGATTACGATGATAGAAATGAATCCACTATCAGGCCCAATAGTTATTGGGTAATACAAGAAGGCAAGGCTGAAGGAGAAGTCGTTGGTGGACATATCCCTACTTTAAGTCTATTGCAAGGCACCGAATATTTTCCTGATTTAAGCGAGAAAATCCTGTTGCTTGAAATGAATGAACTGGAGGAAGGAAACTCACTAACTATATTAAACAGATTGATTAAATCATTACAACTGCAAAAAGGCTTTGAAAATTTAAAGGGCATACTAATTGGAGCATTCCACACTAAATGCAATATAACTGAGGAAAAATTAAAGCTTGCTTTAAATGGTTTGTTCAAGGACTTTCAATTTCCAATTGTTGCTAATTGTAATTTTGGCCATATTCTTCCCATCTGGTCAATTCCAATTGGTGGCAAGATTGAAATAGAAACCGAAAACGAGATCAAAATAAAAGTAGCTAACAGTTAA
- a CDS encoding tyrosine-type recombinase/integrase — protein sequence MYLFEGQNGGMYTSTSTQKFVEKYVKEASVDKTITPHSLRHSFATHLLENGVNLRYIQHILRHHSSKTTEIYTHITDLGLVKPEILLICLKYNFLNLFFY from the coding sequence ATTTATCTATTTGAAGGTCAAAATGGAGGGATGTACACAAGCACAAGTACTCAAAAGTTTGTTGAAAAATATGTAAAAGAAGCAAGTGTAGATAAGACAATTACACCTCATAGTCTAAGACATAGTTTTGCAACTCACCTTTTGGAGAATGGTGTGAATTTGCGATACATTCAACACATCTTGAGGCATCATAGCTCCAAAACAACTGAAATATATACACATATTACCGATTTAGGTTTAGTAAAGCCGGAAATCCTCTTGATATGTTTGAAATATAACTTTTTAAACTTATTTTTTTATTGA
- a CDS encoding GNAT family N-acetyltransferase: protein MNKQHTFTSDRLGFRDWTASDIPKMAEINADPKVMEHFPSIPNYRQTEEFIQRMKQMYAEKGFCYFAVDKLDNNEFIGFIGICEQTFESEFTPCIDIGWRLSQSEWGKGYATEGAKRCLDYAFNELGLERILSICPTVNDKSERVMIKLEMQKIATFNHPLLKEHKHLEKCVAYEIRNN from the coding sequence ATGAACAAACAACACACTTTCACATCCGATAGACTTGGATTTCGCGATTGGACAGCATCAGACATTCCAAAAATGGCTGAAATAAACGCCGACCCAAAAGTCATGGAACACTTTCCAAGCATCCCAAACTATCGACAAACAGAGGAATTCATCCAACGCATGAAGCAAATGTACGCCGAAAAAGGGTTTTGCTATTTCGCTGTGGACAAACTTGACAACAATGAATTCATAGGATTCATCGGCATATGCGAACAAACCTTTGAATCCGAATTCACCCCCTGCATTGACATCGGATGGAGGCTTTCACAATCCGAATGGGGAAAAGGCTATGCCACGGAAGGGGCAAAAAGATGTCTGGACTACGCATTCAACGAGCTCGGTCTCGAACGCATCTTATCCATTTGCCCTACAGTAAATGATAAATCCGAACGCGTAATGATCAAGCTCGAAATGCAAAAAATAGCGACATTCAATCATCCACTGCTCAAAGAGCATAAGCATTTGGAAAAATGCGTTGCCTATGAAATTCGCAATAATTAA
- a CDS encoding DUF6794 domain-containing protein yields the protein MTLNKIVAISFLLISSLNFVYSQSIIKEGKGIDSLTLGIKESKVIDILGNNFSRKAIEDNEYFLLYPEKLMSFTFDSDSIVYEIILEPKINYKTAKGLKIKEGLKISEIENVYGEDWWTTDESEDVGYDIGIRFETKNNITQKIIIEESDLEEGNDYSFYEYLEGIYIPKNLNECYNELNSMLDKKLIEEIKNKTETEFTANSHFGMGLWIRNNWGLWKGSRLYNFFKTNGIFHPDDMSGIILTSYHRKLNGIDIQLEKQIKYYQDYWKKLNKE from the coding sequence ATGACCTTGAATAAAATAGTTGCCATATCATTTTTGCTCATATCATCATTAAACTTTGTTTATTCTCAATCAATTATTAAAGAAGGGAAAGGAATTGACTCTCTAACACTCGGAATTAAAGAATCTAAAGTAATCGATATTCTTGGAAATAACTTCAGTAGAAAGGCTATTGAAGACAACGAATATTTTCTTCTATATCCAGAAAAACTAATGAGTTTTACTTTTGATAGTGACAGTATCGTTTATGAAATTATTTTAGAACCCAAAATTAATTACAAAACAGCAAAAGGTTTAAAAATCAAAGAAGGACTAAAAATTTCGGAAATAGAAAATGTTTACGGAGAAGATTGGTGGACAACTGACGAAAGTGAAGACGTAGGCTATGATATTGGAATTAGATTTGAAACTAAAAATAACATTACTCAAAAAATAATTATAGAAGAAAGTGACTTAGAAGAAGGAAATGACTATTCCTTTTATGAATATTTGGAAGGTATATATATTCCAAAAAATTTGAATGAGTGTTATAACGAATTAAATTCTATGTTAGACAAAAAACTCATAGAGGAAATAAAAAATAAAACAGAAACCGAATTTACTGCCAATTCTCATTTTGGAATGGGATTATGGATTAGAAATAATTGGGGATTATGGAAAGGTTCTCGCTTATACAATTTTTTTAAAACTAATGGAATTTTTCACCCTGATGATATGTCTGGAATTATATTAACTTCCTATCATAGAAAATTAAACGGTATTGATATTCAATTAGAAAAGCAAATTAAGTACTACCAAGATTATTGGAAAAAACTAAATAAAGAATAA
- a CDS encoding LIC_13387 family protein, whose amino-acid sequence MKSKILVKISAIAMIITGTGHTITHFVSQYSKNPYQSLLDKMAETKIASLANISVLDFHNGFSISMGILLIGVGIQILLAEKKTAQFMNLLTIGAIVLISVFYFPPFVIALTGISFICLFIHAIKYKPAQTV is encoded by the coding sequence ATGAAGTCAAAAATCTTAGTTAAAATATCAGCAATCGCAATGATCATCACAGGCACTGGACATACGATAACGCACTTTGTGTCTCAATACTCTAAAAATCCCTATCAAAGCCTTTTGGATAAAATGGCGGAAACCAAAATAGCTTCCTTGGCCAATATCTCCGTATTGGACTTTCATAACGGATTCAGCATTTCCATGGGCATTTTATTGATTGGAGTAGGAATTCAAATACTGTTGGCTGAAAAAAAGACTGCTCAATTCATGAATCTTCTTACGATCGGGGCTATCGTGCTGATATCAGTATTTTACTTTCCGCCATTTGTCATCGCATTGACAGGCATAAGTTTCATCTGTTTATTCATCCATGCAATAAAATACAAACCAGCACAGACTGTTTAA